The following are encoded together in the Leuconostoc mesenteroides subsp. mesenteroides ATCC 8293 genome:
- the sufC gene encoding Fe-S cluster assembly ATPase SufC — protein sequence MATLKVEDLHVSVEGKEILKGVNLVVNTGEIHAIMGPNGTGKSTLSQTIMGHPAYEVTEGHIYMDDQDLADMSVDQRARAGLFLAMQYPSEIQGVTNAEFMRAAINARRAEDEQISIMSFIEKLDEKREFLSMSEEMAERYLNEGFSGGEKKRNEILQMMMIEPKIAILDEIDSGLDIDALKVVSRGVNEMRSSEFGTLMITHYQRLLDYIVPDFVHVMMGGKIVKTGGADLAKKLESEGYTGLRDELGLNVHLTDEDVNSYFVED from the coding sequence ATGGCAACACTCAAGGTAGAGGATCTACATGTTTCAGTAGAAGGAAAAGAAATTTTAAAGGGCGTTAATTTAGTCGTCAACACTGGTGAAATTCACGCTATTATGGGACCTAATGGGACTGGAAAATCAACTTTATCACAAACAATTATGGGACATCCAGCATATGAAGTTACTGAAGGTCATATTTACATGGATGATCAAGATTTGGCTGACATGTCAGTTGATCAACGCGCTCGTGCAGGTCTATTCTTGGCCATGCAGTACCCATCTGAAATTCAAGGGGTGACCAATGCTGAATTTATGCGAGCAGCCATTAATGCTCGTCGTGCTGAAGACGAGCAAATCAGTATTATGTCTTTTATTGAAAAACTTGATGAAAAACGCGAATTTTTATCGATGTCAGAAGAAATGGCAGAACGCTATCTTAATGAAGGATTTTCTGGCGGTGAAAAAAAACGTAATGAAATCTTACAGATGATGATGATAGAGCCGAAAATTGCTATTTTAGATGAGATTGATTCAGGATTAGACATTGATGCTTTAAAGGTCGTTTCTCGTGGTGTTAACGAAATGCGTTCCAGTGAATTTGGCACACTTATGATTACGCACTATCAACGGTTACTTGACTATATTGTGCCTGATTTTGTCCACGTGATGATGGGCGGGAAAATAGTTAAAACAGGCGGTGCGGATTTGGCGAAGAAACTAGAATCTGAGGGATATACGGGATTGCGAGATGAACTCGGATTGAACGTTCATTTGACAGATGAAGATGTGAATTCGTATTTTGTGGAGGATTGA
- the sufD gene encoding Fe-S cluster assembly protein SufD, with translation MVDNSAIQSLPLPTFAKVRYSSWQLDEMIAAKEETTTSYFTENNVHGIEVSGLSTTYQQLSDDMIARGVILMNMAQAQIEHPALVEKLLGSVISKTADRLSAQNFAQFNTGIFVYIPENVQFDDVLHLSLNHLAISGEDFVARIFVYVGANAKVDILQEMHTIGTQKTKASVVIEAVADVGAQVTYANIDAFGEQTTAFINREVEVRDHATVDWQNAEFNDGNVIIRLASQLNGEGATSHTNVIGLTTKKQTQGLVTTILNRGRHTIGHIFQRGVILNRSTLVFNGIGKIIKGAKGSDAQQESRVLMLSRRARGDANPLLLIDENDVTAGHAASVGRVDENQMYYLMSRGISEQVARKLVIRGFMGEVLAKMPTKVAQRQVVEEIERKLRHEDD, from the coding sequence ATGGTTGATAATAGCGCAATACAGTCTTTACCACTACCAACATTTGCTAAAGTTCGATACAGTTCCTGGCAACTTGATGAAATGATAGCAGCCAAGGAAGAAACGACAACGTCATATTTCACTGAGAATAATGTTCATGGCATCGAAGTTAGTGGGCTATCCACTACTTATCAGCAATTATCGGATGACATGATCGCTCGTGGAGTGATTCTGATGAATATGGCACAAGCACAGATTGAACATCCAGCATTAGTTGAAAAGCTGTTGGGTAGTGTGATTTCCAAAACAGCCGATCGATTATCAGCACAAAATTTTGCACAGTTTAACACAGGAATTTTTGTCTATATACCAGAAAACGTTCAATTTGATGATGTTTTGCACCTGTCATTGAATCATTTAGCTATATCTGGAGAGGATTTTGTGGCTCGTATTTTTGTATACGTTGGCGCCAATGCCAAGGTTGACATACTACAAGAAATGCATACAATCGGGACTCAAAAAACAAAGGCTTCTGTTGTTATCGAAGCTGTAGCGGATGTAGGTGCCCAAGTCACTTACGCTAATATTGATGCCTTTGGTGAACAAACGACAGCATTTATTAATCGAGAAGTTGAAGTAAGAGATCATGCAACTGTGGATTGGCAAAATGCTGAGTTTAATGACGGTAATGTAATCATACGATTAGCTAGTCAACTAAATGGTGAAGGCGCTACGTCACATACAAATGTCATCGGACTTACCACAAAAAAACAAACGCAAGGTTTGGTGACAACCATTTTGAATCGTGGTCGCCATACCATTGGTCATATCTTCCAACGAGGCGTTATTCTCAATCGGTCAACTTTAGTATTTAATGGTATCGGGAAAATTATTAAGGGCGCTAAAGGATCGGATGCACAGCAAGAATCGCGTGTTTTGATGCTATCACGTCGCGCACGTGGAGATGCAAATCCTTTGTTACTAATTGATGAAAACGATGTGACGGCGGGGCATGCAGCTTCTGTGGGACGTGTTGATGAAAATCAAATGTATTATTTAATGAGTCGGGGTATTAGTGAGCAAGTAGCTCGAAAGCTAGTTATTCGCGGCTTTATGGGTGAAGTTTTAGCAAAAATGCCAACAAAAGTGGCACAAAGGCAAGTAGTTGAAGAAATAGAAAGAAAGTTACGACATGAAGACGATTAG
- the sufU gene encoding Fe-S cluster assembly sulfur transfer protein SufU, with translation MSLHNLDLLYRQTVMEYAQHPHHYKPMLGTETYHVRKYNPTCGDIIDLAFEMTDDKVTDIYFYGDGCAISKASASMMTDLVLGQRREAVATLLEEFSKLTRGEVADTKLLGEAQILAGVTKFPTRIKCATLAWHALDELLSVEK, from the coding sequence GTGAGTTTGCATAATTTAGATCTTTTATATCGCCAAACAGTCATGGAATATGCCCAACATCCGCATCATTATAAGCCTATGTTGGGTACAGAAACTTATCATGTTCGAAAATATAATCCCACTTGTGGTGATATTATTGATTTAGCTTTTGAGATGACTGACGATAAAGTGACAGATATATATTTTTATGGGGATGGCTGCGCTATATCAAAGGCTTCGGCTTCAATGATGACAGATTTAGTACTGGGACAGCGTCGTGAAGCTGTCGCTACCTTACTTGAGGAGTTTTCAAAACTGACACGTGGCGAAGTAGCTGATACAAAACTTCTTGGAGAAGCACAAATTTTAGCAGGGGTTACTAAATTTCCCACACGAATAAAGTGCGCAACTTTAGCATGGCATGCCTTGGACGAGTTATTATCAGTAGAGAAATAA
- a CDS encoding metal-sulfur cluster assembly factor, whose protein sequence is MENKTQELQDQMLEALSQVIDPELRCDIVSLGLVYGLAMDENGHVTVKLTLTTMGCPLTAVLDTMITRALMAIDEVHDVKIELVWEPAWSTDRMSRYAKMVLGVHN, encoded by the coding sequence ATGGAAAATAAAACACAAGAACTACAAGACCAGATGTTGGAAGCCTTATCACAGGTAATCGACCCCGAACTGCGTTGCGATATTGTTAGCTTAGGATTAGTTTATGGACTAGCTATGGATGAAAATGGACATGTCACTGTTAAGCTTACTTTGACCACGATGGGCTGTCCATTGACTGCGGTATTAGATACGATGATTACACGTGCACTCATGGCAATAGATGAAGTACACGATGTCAAAATTGAATTAGTTTGGGAACCGGCATGGTCTACGGACAGAATGAGTCGCTACGCAAAAATGGTTTTGGGTGTCCATAATTGA
- the sufB gene encoding Fe-S cluster assembly protein SufB, with amino-acid sequence MEIDRQEAINQTKAAISNDKASELGFQDDYQAVFSTGKGLNEDIIRQISAKKNEPQWMLDYRLQAYQTYLRMPMHTWGPDLSEIHFEDIYYYNKPTNDKYRDWDDVPAELKETFERLGVPEAERKWLAGSSAQYESEVVYHRMKEEFAKTGIIFTDTDTAVQEYPELIQEYFGSLVKPTNNKLAALNSAVWSGGTFIYVPKDVHVTTPIQSYFRINTENEGQFERTLIIVDEGAHVDYVEGCSAPMYSGDALHAAVVEVIVKKDGYCRYTTIQNWSNNVYSLETKRAAAHENATMEWVDGNFGSKTTMKYPSVYLEGEGAKGTMLSIAVAGEGVNLDSGAQMIHNAKNTSSSIISKSIAHDGGSTDYRGTVKFGRESDGSFAHVECDTILVDDKSSADTIPYNTILNGNVSMEHEAKVSRVSEEQLYYLMTRGISAEKATEMIIMGFIEPFTKELPMEYAVELNRLMKFEMVGSVG; translated from the coding sequence ATGGAAATAGATAGACAAGAAGCTATTAATCAAACAAAAGCAGCCATTTCAAATGATAAGGCCAGTGAACTAGGATTTCAAGATGACTACCAGGCTGTATTTTCAACAGGAAAAGGGTTAAACGAAGACATTATTCGTCAAATTTCAGCTAAAAAGAATGAACCTCAATGGATGTTAGACTACCGGTTACAAGCCTATCAAACATACCTCAGAATGCCTATGCATACATGGGGGCCAGATCTAAGTGAAATTCATTTTGAAGATATTTACTACTATAATAAGCCAACAAATGATAAATATCGTGATTGGGATGATGTACCAGCTGAATTAAAGGAAACCTTTGAGCGTTTGGGTGTACCTGAAGCCGAACGGAAGTGGCTAGCAGGGTCTTCTGCCCAGTACGAGTCTGAAGTGGTTTACCACCGGATGAAAGAAGAATTCGCTAAGACAGGTATTATTTTTACCGACACAGATACTGCAGTCCAAGAATATCCAGAGCTTATTCAAGAATACTTTGGATCACTGGTTAAACCAACCAATAATAAATTAGCGGCCTTAAATTCAGCAGTTTGGTCTGGTGGTACATTCATTTATGTCCCTAAAGATGTTCACGTTACGACACCTATTCAGTCTTATTTTCGAATTAATACTGAAAATGAAGGTCAGTTTGAACGGACACTTATTATTGTTGATGAAGGGGCGCATGTTGATTACGTTGAGGGCTGTTCAGCACCAATGTATTCAGGGGATGCACTACATGCTGCTGTGGTAGAAGTGATTGTTAAAAAAGACGGATATTGCCGTTACACTACGATTCAAAACTGGTCTAATAATGTGTATTCATTAGAAACAAAACGTGCAGCAGCGCATGAAAACGCAACGATGGAATGGGTTGATGGCAATTTTGGTTCAAAAACGACGATGAAGTATCCATCAGTCTATTTGGAAGGCGAGGGCGCAAAGGGTACAATGCTTTCGATTGCTGTTGCTGGCGAAGGCGTTAACTTAGATTCTGGTGCGCAAATGATTCATAATGCTAAAAATACGTCGTCATCTATCATTTCAAAGTCAATTGCACACGATGGTGGTTCTACAGATTATCGTGGCACAGTGAAATTTGGTCGCGAATCTGATGGGTCATTTGCTCACGTCGAGTGTGACACGATTTTAGTTGATGATAAATCTTCAGCTGATACGATTCCATACAATACAATTTTGAATGGTAATGTGTCAATGGAGCATGAGGCAAAAGTATCGCGTGTTTCTGAAGAGCAATTGTATTATCTAATGACACGTGGTATTTCTGCCGAAAAAGCCACAGAGATGATTATTATGGGCTTTATCGAACCTTTCACAAAAGAACTGCCAATGGAATATGCTGTTGAGTTAAATCGATTAATGAAATTTGAAATGGTGGGATCGGTAGGATAA
- a CDS encoding metal-sulfur cluster assembly factor: protein MNKKVEASIMDALTTVIDPELRVDIVNLGLINAVDINSIGDVTINMTLTTMGCPLISVLEEMIDEALKILPEVKTTKVELTWEPAWEIDRMSRYAKMALGL, encoded by the coding sequence ATGAATAAAAAAGTTGAGGCAAGTATCATGGATGCTTTAACGACAGTCATTGACCCAGAACTGCGAGTTGATATTGTTAACTTAGGATTAATCAATGCTGTTGATATCAATTCTATCGGTGATGTAACCATTAATATGACGCTTACAACGATGGGGTGTCCGTTAATTAGTGTGTTGGAAGAAATGATTGACGAAGCATTAAAAATTTTACCTGAAGTAAAGACAACCAAAGTTGAACTCACATGGGAACCAGCTTGGGAAATTGATCGAATGTCGCGATACGCAAAAATGGCGTTAGGATTATAA
- the ilvD gene encoding dihydroxy-acid dehydratase has protein sequence MTDTFSFNVNSDDLQKRSDHIKMGIHQAPARSLLYATGQVSNPEDMKKPFIAICNSYVEIIPGHVHLRELADVAKQAIRDAGGIPFEFNTIGVDDGIAMGHLGMRYSLPSRELIADSAETVITAHWFDGVFFLPNCDKITPGMIMASLRCNVPSVFVSGGPMKAGLDPQGKATTLSSMFEAVGAFKSGLMTEEEFLEMEQNACPTCGSCAGMFTANSMNTLMEVMGIALPFNGTALAISDERRDLIRDGAKQLMRMVKENVKPRDLITKEALDDAMALDMAMGGSTNTVLHVLSIAHEAGIDYDQADINEIAKKVPYLSKIAPSSKWAMEDVHNAGGVPAIINELIRMGDVLHPDRMTVTGKTLRENVADHEIINDEIIRKFDVNPYSKQGGLSILYGNLAPKGSVIKAGGVDPSIKDFTGEAIVFNSEQEAVEAIDSGQIHAGHVLIIRYEGPKGGPGMPEMLGPTSAITGMGLGKEVALVTDGRFSGASRGISVGHVSPEAADDGPIALVENGDKITIDLVNRTMHLHVDDTELAERHEHLKPFVPKMRNGWMARYQALVTSANTGGVLKGADELFPS, from the coding sequence ATGACAGACACTTTTTCATTTAATGTAAATAGCGATGACTTACAAAAACGATCTGATCATATCAAAATGGGTATTCATCAAGCTCCAGCCCGCTCGTTATTATATGCGACAGGTCAAGTCAGTAACCCCGAAGATATGAAAAAACCATTCATTGCCATCTGTAATTCCTATGTAGAAATCATCCCTGGCCACGTTCATCTGCGTGAACTAGCTGATGTCGCCAAACAAGCCATTCGTGATGCCGGTGGTATTCCTTTTGAGTTTAACACCATTGGTGTGGACGATGGTATTGCGATGGGGCATTTAGGCATGCGCTATTCGTTGCCATCTCGTGAATTAATCGCCGATTCGGCTGAAACTGTCATCACAGCACACTGGTTTGATGGTGTATTCTTCTTACCAAACTGTGACAAAATTACGCCTGGCATGATTATGGCTTCTTTACGCTGTAATGTACCCTCTGTATTCGTCTCCGGTGGCCCCATGAAAGCTGGTTTAGATCCTCAAGGAAAAGCCACGACTTTATCTTCTATGTTCGAGGCCGTGGGTGCATTTAAATCAGGACTAATGACTGAGGAAGAATTCTTAGAAATGGAGCAAAATGCCTGCCCTACTTGTGGATCTTGTGCTGGTATGTTCACAGCTAACTCCATGAATACCTTAATGGAAGTGATGGGTATCGCCTTGCCGTTCAATGGTACTGCACTAGCAATTTCTGATGAACGACGTGATTTAATTCGCGATGGCGCCAAGCAATTAATGCGTATGGTTAAGGAAAATGTTAAACCACGCGATTTAATTACAAAAGAAGCGCTTGATGATGCCATGGCACTTGATATGGCCATGGGTGGCTCAACCAATACTGTTTTGCACGTGTTGTCTATCGCTCATGAAGCTGGCATTGATTATGACCAAGCAGACATTAACGAAATTGCTAAAAAAGTCCCTTACCTATCTAAAATTGCCCCTTCTTCTAAATGGGCAATGGAAGACGTGCATAATGCTGGTGGTGTGCCCGCTATTATCAATGAACTAATTCGTATGGGTGACGTTTTGCACCCTGACCGCATGACTGTAACCGGTAAGACATTGCGCGAAAATGTTGCTGATCATGAAATCATTAATGACGAAATTATCCGGAAGTTCGATGTTAATCCCTATTCAAAGCAAGGTGGCTTATCCATTTTATATGGCAACTTAGCACCCAAAGGTTCAGTTATTAAAGCAGGTGGCGTTGACCCAAGTATTAAAGATTTTACCGGAGAAGCCATTGTCTTTAATTCTGAACAAGAAGCGGTTGAGGCGATAGATAGCGGTCAAATTCACGCTGGTCACGTGCTGATTATTCGCTATGAGGGACCAAAAGGTGGCCCTGGTATGCCCGAAATGCTAGGACCTACATCAGCTATTACTGGTATGGGTCTAGGAAAAGAGGTGGCTTTGGTTACGGATGGCCGTTTTTCCGGTGCATCACGTGGTATCTCTGTTGGCCATGTTAGTCCCGAAGCCGCTGATGATGGTCCAATTGCACTGGTTGAAAATGGTGACAAGATTACCATTGATCTTGTCAATCGTACGATGCATTTGCATGTTGATGATACAGAGCTAGCGGAACGCCATGAACATCTCAAACCCTTTGTTCCTAAAATGCGAAATGGCTGGATGGCACGTTATCAAGCCTTAGTCACTTCAGCAAATACTGGCGGCGTATTAAAGGGCGCTGATGAATTATTCCCTAGCTAA
- a CDS encoding 2-isopropylmalate synthase, which translates to MASKVTFYDTTMRDGEQTIGVNFSIEEKIEIAKGLDDYGVAAIEAGFPAASQKDFEEVKRIAEVVDNAKVVGLARMVRNDINAVIEATKDAKHPMIHVFIATSPIHREFKLHMTKAEILDKIKADVTFTKQHMQDIVFSPEDATRTEPDFLVASVQTAIDAGATMINIPDTVGYDTPEEYGEVFENLRQNIVGFDTVGWSTHTHNDLGMATANALAGIEHGATEIQGTINGIGERAGNVDMIEAAAAIHVRHEKFNAETDIVLAQSKAISDIVARATRMPVAGNKPIMGRNAFAHESGIHQDGYLKNPETYEILKPEMVGATASLPLGKLSGSHAVMSKLNSLGYEVTRDDMKSIFPIFKSVAEESDLITDDQLKVIMQVVEEKEMVSYQ; encoded by the coding sequence ATGGCAAGCAAAGTAACTTTTTATGACACAACAATGCGTGATGGTGAACAAACAATTGGGGTTAACTTTTCAATTGAAGAAAAGATTGAAATAGCAAAAGGATTGGATGATTATGGCGTTGCAGCAATTGAAGCGGGATTTCCTGCGGCTTCTCAGAAAGACTTTGAAGAAGTGAAAAGAATTGCAGAAGTTGTGGATAACGCAAAAGTTGTCGGTTTGGCACGAATGGTCAGAAATGATATTAATGCGGTTATTGAGGCAACCAAGGATGCAAAACATCCAATGATTCATGTGTTCATTGCAACTTCACCAATTCATCGTGAGTTTAAATTACACATGACCAAAGCAGAAATTTTGGACAAAATCAAAGCAGACGTTACTTTTACTAAGCAACATATGCAAGATATTGTATTCTCACCTGAAGATGCGACACGAACTGAACCTGATTTTTTGGTAGCCAGCGTGCAAACAGCTATTGACGCTGGAGCAACAATGATTAACATACCAGACACAGTTGGTTATGATACGCCAGAAGAATACGGTGAAGTTTTTGAAAACTTGCGTCAAAATATTGTTGGTTTTGACACAGTTGGTTGGTCAACACATACACATAATGATTTGGGTATGGCAACGGCTAATGCTTTGGCAGGCATTGAGCATGGTGCGACGGAAATTCAAGGTACAATCAACGGGATTGGTGAACGTGCCGGAAACGTTGATATGATTGAAGCAGCAGCAGCTATTCATGTGCGTCATGAAAAGTTTAATGCAGAAACAGATATTGTCTTAGCTCAGTCAAAAGCCATTTCTGACATTGTCGCACGCGCAACCCGCATGCCAGTTGCGGGTAATAAACCCATTATGGGACGCAATGCCTTTGCTCATGAATCTGGGATTCATCAGGATGGTTACTTAAAAAATCCAGAAACTTATGAAATTTTGAAGCCAGAAATGGTTGGTGCTACGGCATCCCTACCTCTGGGGAAATTGTCGGGATCGCATGCGGTAATGTCAAAACTAAATAGCCTAGGTTATGAGGTGACTCGTGATGATATGAAATCAATTTTCCCAATCTTTAAATCAGTTGCCGAAGAGTCTGATTTGATTACAGATGATCAATTAAAGGTTATTATGCAAGTCGTTGAAGAAAAAGAAATGGTGAGTTATCAATAA
- the leuB gene encoding 3-isopropylmalate dehydrogenase has product MTSVKKIVVLKGDYIGPEIMTAGLAVLDAATKDTTFAYELIDAPFGGDGIDRAGDPLPQSTIDVSKQADAVLLSAIGGPKWDNAPRRPEQGLLEIRSKLNLFANIRPTKVTAAQIDRSPLKPEYVENTDFVIVRELTSGAYFGKPRKLEAHQAIDTMYYSEEEVTRIMHQGFKMAQKRNKHVTIVDKSNVLATSKFWRKIANEVGKSYQDVTIDYYYVDAMTMAIMAKPTTFDVVIIPNLFGDILSDEAAQITGSIGQIPSMSVGESGPNLYEPIHGSAPDIAGQGIANPISMVNTVAMMLTESFDEKRIADKITAAVDYIIENHCVTPDMGGTMTTDEVTQKMVDYIKNYESADIK; this is encoded by the coding sequence ATGACATCAGTTAAAAAAATAGTAGTTTTAAAAGGCGATTATATCGGTCCCGAAATCATGACAGCAGGTTTAGCAGTATTGGACGCTGCGACAAAGGATACAACATTTGCTTATGAACTTATAGATGCACCATTTGGTGGTGATGGTATTGATCGAGCTGGTGACCCGCTACCACAGTCAACTATTGATGTTTCAAAACAAGCTGATGCGGTGCTACTTAGTGCAATTGGTGGGCCGAAATGGGATAATGCGCCACGACGTCCAGAACAAGGGCTATTAGAAATTAGATCAAAACTTAACTTATTTGCTAATATCCGGCCAACAAAAGTGACGGCAGCACAAATTGACCGTTCACCACTGAAGCCAGAGTATGTTGAAAATACGGATTTTGTAATCGTTCGTGAGCTGACCTCTGGTGCTTATTTTGGAAAGCCACGTAAGCTCGAAGCACATCAAGCAATTGATACGATGTATTACAGTGAAGAAGAAGTAACTCGTATTATGCACCAAGGCTTTAAAATGGCGCAAAAACGGAACAAGCATGTCACCATTGTTGATAAGTCAAATGTATTGGCTACATCAAAGTTTTGGCGAAAGATTGCTAATGAAGTTGGCAAAAGTTATCAGGATGTGACAATCGACTATTACTATGTTGACGCGATGACAATGGCTATTATGGCCAAGCCCACAACATTTGATGTTGTGATTATACCTAATTTGTTTGGGGACATTTTAAGTGATGAAGCAGCACAAATTACAGGCTCAATTGGACAAATACCTTCTATGTCAGTTGGTGAAAGCGGCCCTAATTTGTATGAGCCAATTCATGGCTCAGCACCTGACATTGCTGGGCAAGGCATAGCCAATCCCATTTCTATGGTAAATACGGTAGCTATGATGTTAACGGAAAGCTTTGATGAAAAAAGGATTGCCGATAAAATTACTGCAGCAGTAGACTACATTATTGAAAACCACTGTGTGACACCAGACATGGGTGGCACGATGACGACCGATGAAGTCACACAAAAAATGGTTGATTACATAAAAAATTATGAATCGGCGGATATAAAATGA
- a CDS encoding cysteine desulfurase, with translation MKTIRHDFPILNQTVNGQELLYFDSAATSQKPQYVIDSLVNYYQNNNANVHRGIYELSERATQQYEQARDKVQKFIHAQKREEVLFTRGTTESLNWLASTYGAENVKQGDEILISYMEHHSNIVPWQQLAQRVGAHLKYVELNDDGTLNMADLERKITDKTKIVSITHASNVLGVVNPIKKIAKIAHKHDAIMIADGAQSVPHMRVDVQDMDVDFFAFSGHKMLGPTGIGVLYGKHDILENMKPAQFGGEMIELVDLQEATFQPSPWRFEAGTPNIAGAIALGSAIDYLTNIGMKEVENYEQSLVDYALPKLKSIAGVTIYGPQNSEQHSGVIAFNLAGVHAHDLATALDQEGIEVRAGHHCAQPLMKYLNIAATVRISLYIYNTREEIDRFISVIEDIKEYFNREFA, from the coding sequence ATGAAGACGATTAGACATGATTTTCCAATACTAAATCAAACAGTCAATGGGCAAGAGCTGCTCTATTTTGATAGTGCGGCTACGTCACAAAAACCCCAGTATGTGATTGATTCATTAGTGAATTATTATCAAAATAATAATGCAAACGTGCATCGTGGTATTTATGAGCTATCAGAGCGTGCGACACAACAATATGAACAAGCCCGCGATAAAGTACAAAAATTCATTCATGCTCAAAAACGTGAAGAAGTTCTATTCACTCGTGGCACAACTGAGTCGCTTAATTGGTTGGCAAGTACTTATGGTGCAGAAAATGTTAAACAAGGAGATGAAATCCTAATATCTTACATGGAACATCATTCTAATATTGTGCCGTGGCAACAATTAGCGCAACGTGTTGGGGCTCATTTAAAATATGTCGAACTCAATGACGATGGCACCTTAAATATGGCTGATCTTGAACGGAAAATAACAGACAAAACTAAAATTGTATCAATCACACATGCTTCTAATGTGTTGGGGGTTGTTAATCCCATAAAAAAAATCGCAAAAATAGCCCACAAACATGATGCTATCATGATTGCTGATGGCGCCCAATCTGTTCCGCATATGCGTGTTGATGTGCAAGATATGGATGTTGATTTTTTTGCTTTTTCGGGTCATAAAATGCTTGGACCAACAGGTATAGGAGTTCTTTACGGCAAACATGATATTTTAGAAAATATGAAACCTGCTCAATTTGGTGGAGAAATGATTGAATTGGTAGACTTGCAAGAAGCGACCTTTCAGCCTTCACCATGGCGTTTTGAGGCGGGAACGCCCAATATTGCTGGTGCAATTGCTTTAGGATCCGCTATTGATTATCTGACAAATATCGGAATGAAAGAGGTCGAAAACTATGAGCAGTCTCTAGTTGATTATGCCTTGCCAAAGCTAAAAAGTATTGCGGGTGTCACCATTTATGGTCCGCAAAACAGTGAACAGCATTCAGGCGTGATTGCATTTAATTTAGCAGGGGTCCATGCCCACGACCTAGCCACGGCCTTGGATCAAGAAGGAATTGAGGTTCGTGCAGGACATCATTGTGCGCAGCCGCTGATGAAATATTTGAATATTGCAGCGACAGTTCGTATTAGTTTGTATATCTATAATACGCGTGAAGAAATCGATCGATTTATTAGTGTCATTGAAGATATTAAGGAGTATTTTAACCGTGAGTTTGCATAA
- a CDS encoding helix-turn-helix domain-containing protein gives MINIEKFISTRKRLKISQMALCTDICTQATLSKFEKHQQVPAFDIMIALCERLGLTLNDVFPINVTARQTNNERVLTLATQALFYQNIGKFEHLIKQVEIDKMVDTERPTYQITQYFSAVILKQDCLKAKQIIKKIDIAGLNKSHKLLFYAITSHYYYQRGQFKEAHQAFEDVWRYQKESTTVDHSGFQAAIVYLLAQYQMSIKNYKYAMMLATYGIDLANASDSTYFLENFFWLLVQASDTWDSQNFIVNEMIENARVIAKIHKNEAILQKISQRKGEK, from the coding sequence ATGATAAACATAGAAAAATTTATCAGCACGAGAAAACGCTTAAAAATTTCACAAATGGCGCTATGTACTGATATCTGTACACAAGCTACTTTGTCCAAATTTGAAAAGCATCAACAAGTGCCAGCTTTTGATATCATGATTGCTCTGTGTGAACGGTTAGGGTTAACGTTGAATGATGTTTTTCCAATCAATGTTACTGCGCGTCAAACAAACAATGAGCGTGTTTTAACATTGGCCACACAAGCACTCTTTTATCAAAATATTGGAAAATTTGAGCATCTAATCAAACAAGTAGAAATTGATAAAATGGTTGATACCGAACGGCCAACCTATCAAATTACGCAATATTTTTCGGCAGTTATCTTAAAACAAGACTGTCTAAAAGCAAAACAAATCATTAAAAAAATTGATATAGCAGGTCTTAACAAGTCACACAAGTTATTGTTTTATGCCATAACGAGTCATTACTATTATCAACGAGGCCAATTCAAAGAGGCTCACCAGGCTTTTGAAGACGTTTGGCGCTACCAAAAGGAAAGTACAACAGTAGACCATTCTGGATTTCAAGCGGCGATTGTTTATTTGTTAGCACAATATCAAATGTCGATTAAAAACTACAAATATGCTATGATGTTGGCAACTTATGGCATTGATTTAGCGAACGCAAGCGATAGTACTTATTTCTTAGAAAACTTTTTTTGGCTATTGGTGCAAGCTAGTGATACTTGGGATAGTCAGAATTTTATTGTAAATGAGATGATTGAAAATGCGCGTGTGATTGCTAAAATACATAAAAACGAAGCTATTTTACAAAAAATCAGTCAGCGAAAAGGGGAAAAATAA